A segment of the Epinephelus fuscoguttatus linkage group LG23, E.fuscoguttatus.final_Chr_v1 genome:
TTATTTGCCCAACCACCGCATTTGAGCGCTCTGCAGAGCGGCATCACATCTCCCTCATCTGCCGTCATGGACAGCCAGGTAACAATAATGTTTGCACTAAGCCTTGGCattctttgtctctgttgtgaaattaaaccaCTATTTAAACATCTTAATACAGACAGTCTTATGTAGGCAATAACCAACCATTAGGTTTAACAAGTAAGCTAGTCTGGCGTAACACCACACTGTCTCCCTCCAGCTCTCTGGCAGATTTCGGGCTTCACCAACTGCCCGGTGTGAGTGGAGACAGACATAGTAGTACTTTCCTACGtccacaagttttttttttggaccaaAACTCAATATGAAATAATAGAACAGAATACGATTATTAATCCAGATCCATTTGGTTTTTGGCTGCAAAGCCTCTTGAGTTTTACACATCATGGCAGCTGTAGATTTTACCTGTTAGCGATGAGCTGTAGTATCTGGATGAGGAACTTTCCGAGCCCTTTCCTCCGCACTCTGCTCTCTAACTGCACCTCATAGCTGGAGGGTCAAGACAACATGTCAGACCAGAGTGAgcatattgttaaaaaaaaattgtaacaaatgagaaaaaaatgtttccagtcattaaaataaaacctaCAGCTGGAACTTAAATCCACAAACTTGTGGAAGGATATCATACCAATATAAAACCTCCTCCCCACACTCAACGTCGAATCGGAAGTGAGAGAAGGCCACAGGGGCAGAGTCGCCATCGCGGGCCAGTAGGTACCACGCCCTCTCGTCGTTCATCTCCTCCCGCTTTTCCCTCTCCTTCCAGCCCCACTCGCTCTGCTCATACCTACggcacagcaacaaaaaaaagaaaacagggcaTCTCAAACGTGACCTAGTGTGCTAATTTCCCCCCTTGCATTTCTCCCCATCATCAGGCCGCCCTGGCAGTGCCACTCAGAAGTGACATGTTTTCTAAATGGAACAAATTTGGTTTCAACTGACTGGCTGCCATTTGCTAAAttgaaaatgactcaaattCTGGCAAAGTCAGAGAAGATAAATTGAAGTcattctctgcctctgtctcaaATCTGTCTGCGTTTCCACAGGCTCCCCAGTGAGTAGGATTTAATTCATACTCGTATGTTTGATGTCACTCTCCAATTCTCCTGCACACAAAGAATTTCTGGCTCGTCtgcacttcttcttcttttatctATTTTCAGCTGAAAACCAACTGCTCATATCAAGCCTGTTCATCCCTGTTAGAGATGGGTCACTCTGCTCCTTAACTCTGTACTTGAACTACAAGAGGAGACTTCTTACAGTGTCTGCATGTTGGCTCTGGTGAGTTCAAAGGCCCACTCCACAGACAGCGGGTTGAGGGATGTCACTCTCTTACACTCTATCTGCAGGTTCAGCCTGGATGGAAGGACAAGTAAACAGGGTCAATGTCATcaagagtgtgtgcatgtgtgtgtgtctacattgTAGTAAAGTGAGAGAAAGACTAAAAGaagaacagacagaaatacTAGCAGCAGACCAACTCTCCCCTCCATGCTTCAAATGAAACAAGCATGTATTTCATGAAATACTGAATAAGTCCTTTGTAGGCGTACAAAGTATCACGTACCCATTTCTGTCGTACTTTTTGAAGGCTGGGAAGGCAGCTAGGGGGTCATCGAGCTGTGAGGAGAAGAGACAAAATTagctttttattacattgcccCCATTGAAACGCTGCC
Coding sequences within it:
- the naa40 gene encoding N-alpha-acetyltransferase 40, which codes for MGRKSNRAKEKKARRLEERAAMDAVCAKVDAANKLDDPLAAFPAFKKYDRNGLNLQIECKRVTSLNPLSVEWAFELTRANMQTLYEQSEWGWKEREKREEMNDERAWYLLARDGDSAPVAFSHFRFDVECGEEVLYCYEVQLESRVRRKGLGKFLIQILQLIANSTQMKKVMLTVFKHNHGAYQFFREALQFEIDETSPSMSGCCGDDCSYEILSRRTKHGEASAGHTHGGGHCGGCCH